Proteins found in one Salmo salar chromosome ssa26, Ssal_v3.1, whole genome shotgun sequence genomic segment:
- the ankdd1a gene encoding ankyrin repeat and death domain-containing protein 1A: MEDDLVSEDDILLRSEKEFHDAAKRNDTDKMRELMKKGVDIKAKNKTGRTALHWAAGAGNEQALRLLLDHNNEVDVEDSFGMNALLLAAWFGRLKILQILVASGAKLNCENKNGLGLLHCAAQRGHSRVLEFIMEDLVEDVLLDRVDNSGKTAFHLAAEHGQLEVVEFLIGMGCTHGLKDKDENMAIHLAAKHGHKEVLQKLVETGVDIDERNIDGLTPLHLSSDGGHYECVKLLLEACCNVNALTNKNMNALHYVAQHGFERETSLLLEAGINTDTVDGQHTSPLHIAVLNNHTEVVRLLIDAECDLDISDNRLQTALHIAAEHGRQDIAEMILIAGVNLKLLDKQGKTSLEVAARGNHVILVDMIIKADRFYKWEKDNVISDGDSWLGKQLSFKQDHQVETQHLRSVTWRLATKDLSRGEWKSLAQHWGFTDAHIRSIEQQWTGTKSFKEHGHRMLLIWLHGVVIAGENPIKGLYEGLAGISRTDLAESIRQKANADTSSPKKCTAM; encoded by the exons acaGGCCGTACGGCGCTGCACTGGGCGGCGGGGGCTGGGAATGAGCAGGCTCTACGTCTGTTACTTGACCATAATAATGAGGTGGATGTGGAGGACAGT TTTGGTATGAATGCTCTGCTGCTGGCAGCCTGGTTCGGGCGCCTCAAGATCCTACAGATCCTCGTGGCCTCTGGAGCAAAGCTCAACTGTGAAAACAAA AATGGGCTGGGCCTGCTGCACTGTGCCGCCCAGCGGGGTCATAGCAGAGTGCTGGAGTTCATCATGGAGGACCTAGTAGAGGACGTACTGCTGGACAGGGTGGACAAT TCTGGGAAGACAGCGTTTCACCTGGCTGCAGAACATGGACAGCTAGAGGTGGTTGAGTTCCTCATCGGTATGGGCTGCACTCACGGCCTCAAGGATAAG GATGAAAACATGGCCATCCATCTAGCAGCCAAGCATGGACATAAAGAGGTCCTGCAGAAGTTAGTTGAGACAGGAGTGGACATTGATGAGAGAAACATA GACGGACTGACACCTCTGCACCTGTCCTCTGATGGAGGTCACTATGAATGTGTCAAACTACTGCTGGAAGCCTGCTGTAATGTCAACGCGCTGACAAAC AAGAATATGAATGCCCTCCACTACGTGGCCCAGCACGGCTTTGAGAGGGAGACCAGTCTGCTACTGGAGGCAGGCATCAACACAGACACGGTGGATGGC CAACACACATCCCCTCTTCACATCGCCGTGCTCAACAATCACACTGAGGTGGTACGGCTGCTAATAGACGCTGAATGTGACCTGGACATATCTGACAAT AGGCTCCAGACAGCCCTTCACATCGCAGCAGAGCATGGAAGACAGGACATCGCTGAGATGATCCTCATAGCTGGGGTTAACCTCAAACTACTGGATAAG CAGGGGAAGACTTCTCTGGAGGTGGCAGCCAGAGGAAACCATGTCATCTTAGTGGACATGATCATCAAAGCAGACCGGTTTTACAAGTGGGAAAAG GACAACGTGATTAGCGATGGTGATTCGTGGCTGGGGAAGCAGCTGAGCTTTAAACAGGACCACCAGGTGGAGACCCAGCACCTGCGCTCTGTCACGTGGAGGCTGGCCACCAAAGACCTGTCCCGCGGGGAGTGGAAGAGCCTCGCACAGCACTGGGGCTTCACGGATGCCCACATACGCTCCATAGAGCAGCAGTGGACAG GTACAAAGAGCTTCAAGGAGCATGGGCACCGTATGTTGCTGATCTGGCTGCATGGAGTAGTCATCGCAGGGGAGAACCCAATCAAAGGCCTGTATGAGGGACTGGCGGGGATCTCCAGGACCGACCTAGCTG AAAGCATCAGACAGAAGGCAAATGCAGACACAAGCTCTCCCAAGAAATGCACCGCCATGTGA